One region of Oryza sativa Japonica Group chromosome 10, ASM3414082v1 genomic DNA includes:
- the LOC136353502 gene encoding uncharacterized protein — protein MPSPLRGSPESQFTINADADPVIAAFSDLLKNGQRQMRYRLKKKYFNGIPANEVRTTSPLSSMTDNEWKQLVDMWSTPKHKEKCIKNKDSRELVQYHQMTGSRSYVAQCYVMKQTKFKDVPPTAIDIFKDTHCSSKSGFNENAKDAIAQMEAYVAQPTEEGKDPKTPVEAVAHVLPKSTFLRNVGMQSTEMKKNAKAAAMNDRVCELESELHAEKMGSAGMQLQIADLQKQLEDQKEAARKNEEETEKLRQQGSEIQSFLRSLFGSKFASSDAQQ, from the exons ATGCCTTCACCGTTGAGGGGATCACCTGAG AGTCAATTCACAATCAACGCAGATGCTGATCCAGTGATAGCTGCATTTTCTGATTTGCTCAAAAATGGACAGCGGCAGATGAGATACAGGCTAAAGAAGAAATATTTCAATGGTATACCAGCAAATGAAGTTAGAACAACTTCACCGCTAAGCTCTATGACTGACAATGAGTGGAAACAACTCGTGGACATGTGGTCTACCCCAAAGCATAAG GAAAAATGTATAAAAAACAAAGATAGCCGTGAGTTAGTTCAATACCACCAGATGACAGGATCTCGGAGCTATGTTGCACAATGCTATGTCATG AAGCAAACCAAATTTAAGGATGTGCCACCAACTGCGATTGATATTTTCAAGGACACCCACTGCAGTAGCAAGTCAGGTTTTAATGAGAACGCAAAGGATGCCATT GCTCAAATGGAGGCCTATGTTGCTCAACCAACAGAAGAAGGCAAAGATCCAAAGACTCCTGTTGAAGCTGTAGCTCATGTTCTGCCAAAATCAACTTTTCTTCGCAATGTTGGCATGCAGTCCACAGAGATGAAGAAAAATGCCAAAGCTGCTGCAATGAATGATCGTGTATGTGAGCTAGAGAGTGAATTGCATGCTGAGAAGATGGGATCAGCCGGAATGCAATTGCAGATAGCTGATCTACAGAAGCAATTAGAGGACCAGAAAGAGGCAGCAAGGAAGAATGAAGAAGAAACTGAGAAGCTGAGGCAGCAAGGAAGTGAAATCCAAAGCTTCCTTCGCTCCTTGTTTGGCAGCAAGTTTGCATCATCAGATGCTCAGCAGTAA
- the LOC4348232 gene encoding NEDD8-conjugating enzyme Ubc12: protein MLNLIKIKDKKKEQAASAAGKAPVKKQSAGELRLHKDISELNLPKSTSISFPNGKDDLMNFEIIVRPDEGYYLGGTFVFTFQVSPSYPHEPPKVKCKTKVYHPNIDLEGNVCLNILREDWKPVLNINTVIYGLNLLFTQPNDEDPLNHEAAAVLRDNPKLFEANVKRAMAGGYVGQHYFPRCA, encoded by the exons ATGCTTAATCTTATCAAAATAAAGGATAAAAAGAAAGAGCAGGCAGCAAGTGCTGCTGGAAAGGCTCCTGTGAAGAAGCAATCTGCTGGAGAGCTCCGTCTTCACAAAG ATATTAGTGAGCTAAACCTACCCAAGAGCACATCAATTTCTTTTCCCAATGGCAAGGATGATCTGATGAATTTTGAGATCATCGTCCGACCTGATGAAGGATATTACCT aGGTGGCACTTTCGTCTTTACTTTTCAAGTCTCTCCCTCTTATCCTCATGAACCTCCAAAGGTGAAGTGCAAGACCAAG GTATACCATCCAAAtattgatttggaaggaaatgTATGCCTGAACATTTTGCGTGAAGATTGGAAGCCTGTTCTCAACATCAACACTGTTATTTATGGCCTTAACCTTCTTTTTACG CAACCAAACGATGAGGATCCGTTGAACCATGAAGCAGCAGCTGTCCTCCGTGACAACCCAAAGCTGTTTGAAGCTAATGTTAAAAGGGCAATGGCCGGAGGCTATGTGGGTCAACACTATTTCCCAAGATGTGCATGA
- the LOC4348233 gene encoding cytosolic sulfotransferase 5 — protein sequence MSSEKMPLVSAAAGCQRGPVPFKDVAAVVAGDDGAAAAMAHRPLADPEDEDHDELIATLPCKPPTPLMRRMRLYRGGWFPEKWLPAIMAFRRRFEARDGDVVVASLPKCGTTWLKALAFATAVRGTYPPPPVAGSDDEGNRRHPLLRLNPHECVPFLESVYSTMEEESKLDATPSPRLLSTHLPYSVLPASITDSSRCKIIYVCRQPKDMLISFWHFINRDKSRDVSSSYVWESVRECTYFGSPIWDHILGYWNASKVKPDNVLILKYEDMKRNPTENVEKIAEFIGQPFSNSEKEASIVDNIVELCSFEKMKALGASMAGSQKVISSEFPNDSFFRKGAIGDWVNHVTPEMAESLDKFLSEKFDGSGFTFM from the exons ATGTCGTCGGAGAAGATGCCTCTGGTTAGCGCTGCAGCAGGTTGTCAAAGAGGCCCTGTCCCGTTCAAGGACGTGGccgcggtcgtcgccggcgacgacggcgcggcggccgccatggcgCACCGGCCGCTGGCTGATCCGGAGGATGAAGACCACGACGAACTCATCGCAACCCTACCGTGcaagccgccgacgccgctaATGAGAAGGATGCGGCTGTACCGCGGCGGCTGGTTCCCGGAGAAATGGCTCCCCGCGATCATGGCGTTCCGGCGGCGCTTCGaggcgcgcgacggcgacgtcgtcgtcgccagccTCCCCAAGTGCGGCACCACGTGGCTCAAGGCCCTGGCCTTCGCCACCGCGGTGCGCGGCAcgtacccgccgccgccggtggccggcaGCGACGACGAAGGCAACCGTCGTCACCCGCTCCTCCGCCTTAACCCGCACGAGTGCGTCCCGTTCTTGGAGAGTGTGTACTCcaccatggaggaggagagcaAGCTCGACGCGACGCCCTCCCCTCGGCTACTGAGCACGCACCTGCCATACTCCGTCCTACCAGCCTCCATCACCGACAGTTCCCGATGTAAAATCATCTACGTCTGCAG GCAACCGAAGGACATGCTAATCTCCTTTTGGCATTTCATCAACCGTGACAAGTCGCGTGATGTGTCATCATCATACGTGTGGGAGTCTGTCCGCGAGTGTACATATTTTGGAAGCCCAATTTGGGATCACATCCTTGGGTACTGGAACGCGAGCAAGGTGAAGCCAGATAACGTGTTAATCCTAAAGTATGAAGACATGAAGCGCAACCCCACCGAAAACGTCGAGAAGATCGCAGAGTTCATAGGCCAACCATTCTCCAACAGCGAGAAGGAAGCCAGCATCGTTGACAACATTGTAGAGCTGTGCAGCTTTGAGAAGATGAAGGCTCTAGGTGCGAGCATGGCAGGGTCTCAAAAGGTAATTTCCTCCGAGTTCCCCAATGATTCGTTCTTTAGGAAGGGTGCTATTGGAGATTGGGTGAACCACGTCACACCAGAGATGGCTGAGAGTCTAGATAAATTTCTCTCCGAAAAATTCGATGGATCAGGCTTCACTTTCATGTGA